Proteins from one Podospora pseudocomata strain CBS 415.72m chromosome 4, whole genome shotgun sequence genomic window:
- a CDS encoding hypothetical protein (EggNog:ENOG503NXKM; COG:G), with protein MSRPRYPFLFFVLGLLLFPGSSLQNSSPRSTTSQPKIILDNDWNPTAFIAFLLPLYYNYTVLGLASDTANSWALQTGLHALASLEIASLSSCIPVYKGSDYPLLQTAHTFQTYELLHGELPWKGVFAKENTTNEKLGNDPTSGDPRRVVKEAFTTKGYYGYPNVSFAEGSAAEFMVKAVRENPGQVSIFSAGALTNVALAVRLDEDFAKNTAGLYIMGGYVDRFMEQAIGDVLRADLVSDINFIVDPEATKIALTADFPNITLVANSANGVIPNQAFLNELVAVNDNPLSRLVRANQPTYLPFWDETAAAVMVDREAVVLDEVEVYVDVDTSYHSPFYGYIRPYQAALMPPGLRKVKYINAVNNTKVAEMIKTVVQFPPKGCADLHG; from the exons ATGTCCCGGCCCCGATAcccctttttgtttttcgTCCTTGGCTTGCTATTGTTCCCTGGCTCTTCACTTCAGAACAGCAGCCCAAGATCAACCACTAGCCAACCAAAGATAATCCTCGACAACGACTGGAACCCCACTGCGTTCATCGCTTTCCTGCTCCCTTTATACTACAACTACACTGTCCTCGGCTTAGCCTCCGACACAGCCAACTCCTGGGCACTCCAAACCGGCCTTCACGCTCTCGCCTCTCTCGAGATTGCCTCCTTGTCGTCTTGCATCCCTGTTTACAAGGGGTCTGACTACCCGCTTCTGCAAACAGCACATACCTTTCAAACCTATGAGCTCCTCCACGGTGAGCTACCGTGGAAGGGTGTCTTTGCGAAGGAGAACACCACCAATGAGAAATTGGGAAATGATCCTACCTCCGGTGACCCACGAAGAGTGGTGAAAGAAGCTTTTACTACCAAGGGATATTATGGATACCCCAATGTGAGCTTCGCCGAGGGCTCAGCAGCGGAGTTTATGGTCAAGGCCGTGAGGGAGAATCCAGGGCAGGTAAGCATATTCTCGGCAGGGGCCCTGACGAATGTCGCGCTGGCAGTGAGGCTTGACGAGGACTTCGCGAAGAACACAGCTGGGTTGTATATCATGGGAGGGTATGTGGACAGGTTCATGGAGCAGGCTATAGGGGATGTGTTGAGGGCGGACTTGGTCTCGGAT ATCAACTTTATCGTTGACCCTGAAGCAACCAAGATTGCGCTTACGGCTGACTTTCCGAATATCACGCTTGTGGCTAATTCTGCTAATGGGGTGATACCGAATCAGGCGTTTCTTAATGAGTTGGTGGCGGTGAATGACAACCCTTTGAGTAGATTGGTCAGGGCGAACCAGCCTACTTATCTGCCGTTTTGGGATGAGACTGCCGCGGCTGTGATGGTTGATCGTGAGGCGGTTGTGttggatgaggttgaag TTTATGTTGATGTCGATACATCGTACCACTCGCCCTTTTACGGGTATATCCGCCCGTACCAGGCAGCACTGATGCCGCCTGGGTTGAGAAAGGTCAAGTACATCAACGCGGTTAACAATACGAAGGTCgccgagatgatcaagacTGTTGTTCAGTTTCCGCCAAAAGGCTGTGCCGATCTTCATGGATGA
- a CDS encoding hypothetical protein (COG:U; EggNog:ENOG503NXAA), which translates to MATTTDSSSGNRDISEWRSIVTLIVFVITNVVVLFPFHIPFCIPRWLYNGFLGALSSMRIISPRNKTQGTSSPWVRLRLSMNIVTAPVFADLFLLAIKAIGGKEVKDGTVGADHIHPIDIMVFFITLAYIAISIDASGLIRYLAFRVLQWGGKVGHRLFFYLYLFFFGIGSFVGNDPIILSGTAFLAYMTRVSSNIVHPRAWIYTQFAVANIASAILVSSNPTNLVLAGAFKIRFIDYTANMVVPVIITAIVLFPFLLYIVFASESLIPVEIKMHELPEDARGKKPVNPNIPNARGTAEQQEDEPGEQGKLLSLEEIMNPFLDKRGAGFGAAIMALALVSVLSLNAASQNLPEDVVLQVYWVTLPAAFIMLVWDLAFGWLHRHETREIAQEGRKQVEEAKAEQARLQREELELAASQGGDQVVSVTGNDVSGIGSDSEIVKCQSTTIDEKKEASLEKDTPPTEAATKTNNSDQRTLSSVARDAYRWSQETFPTATAVLSHLPYALIPFAFAMFILVQALVTKGWVEVFAKGWDHWVNKTGTVGAIGGMGFLSVILCNFSGTNIGTTILLSRIIQSWLRLHDASGIPISERTYYATIYSMALGVNYGAFSTAISASLAGLLWRDILAKKHIHVRRLDFARVNLPIIAIAMSVGCAVLIGEIYIIRSDRPFDIVPVLEE; encoded by the exons ATGGCAACCACGACGGACTCGAGTAGCGGCAACCGTGACATCAGTGAATGGCGGTCAATTGTCACACTCATTGTGTTCGTCATTACCA ATGTTGTGGTTCTATTTCCGTTTCATATTCCCTTCTGCATTCCTCGGTGGCTTTACAACGGTTTTCTAGGGGCGCTAAGCTCCATGCGCATCATCTCGCCCCGCAACAAGACTCAGGGGACAAGCTCACCATGGGTGCGGTTACGGTTGTCAATGAATATTGTGACGGCACCCGTGTTTGCCGATCTTTTTCTGCTGGCCATAAAAGCCATCGGTGgcaaggaggtcaaggatgGAACCGTTGGAGCGGACCATATCCACCCTATCGATATCATGGTCTTTTTCATCACCCTCGCCTATATCGCCATATCCATCGACGCATCAGGGCTTATTCGATATCTGGCCTTCAGGGTGCTGCAATGGGGCGGGAAGGTCGGACATCGCCTGTTCTTCTACCTCTacctcttctttttcggcATAGGCAGCTTTGTTGGCAACGATCCCATCATCTTGTCTGGGACAGCTTTCTTGGCCTACATGACGCGCGTTTCGAGCAACATTGTTCACCCTAGGGCCTGGATATATACTCAGTTTGCCGTGGCCAATATTGCCTCTGCTATCCTCGTGTCGTCCAATCCGACGAATTTGGTCTTGGCTGGCGCTTTCAAAATACGCTTCATCGACTACACAGCCAATATGGTGGTCCCTGTGATCATCACAGCTATCGtgctcttccccttcctgtTGTATATCGTCTTCGCTAGCGAATCTCTGATCCCTGTCGAGATCAAAATGCACGAGCTTCCGGAAGATGCAAGGGGCAAAAAGCCAGTAAACCCCAACATTCCCAATGCGAGGGGAACGGCAGAACAACAGGAGGATGAGCCAGGGGAGCAAGGAAAGCTTTTGTCTCTGGAAGAGATCATGAATCCTTTTCTTGACAAGCGTGGTGCGGGATTCGGGGCAGCCATCATGGCATTGGCTCTGGTCTCAGTTTTGTCTCTTAATGCTGCGTCACAAAACCTTCCAGAGGACGTCGTCCTGCAAGTATACTGGGTGACATTACCAGCGGCTTTCATCATGCTCGTGTGGGACTTGGCATTTGGCTGGCTTCATCGCCATGAAACACGTGAGATTGCTCAGGAAGGTCGAAAACAAgttgaagaagcaaaagCGGAGCAGGCACGTCTTCAGAGGGAAGAACTGGAACTCGCCGCTTCCCAGGGAGGGGATCAAGTGGTAAGCGTCACCGGGAACGACGTTTCCGGCATTGGAAGTGATTCAGAAATCGTCAAATGCCAAAGCACTACAATcgatgagaagaaggaagctTCTCTGGAGAAAGATACACCACCGACCGAAGCCGcgaccaagaccaacaaTTCAGACCAACGAACACTTTCGTCAGTTGCCAGAGATGCATACAGATGGTCACAAGAGACCTTCCCCACCGCTACCGCGGTTCTCTCTCACCTACCCTATGCGTTGATCCCTTTTGCATTTGCAATGTTCATTCTGGTTCAAGCGCTGGTCACGAAAGGTTGGGTAGAGGTCTTCGCCAAGGGATGGGATCACTGGGTGAACAAGACCGGAACAGTTGGTGCCATAGGAGGCATGGGCTTTCTCTCGGTCATTCTCTGCAAC TTTTCGGGTACCAACATTGGAACTACCATCTTATTATCACGCATTATTCAATCATGGCTCAGGCTTCATGATGCCAGCGGGATTCCTATCAGTGAACGAACGTACTACGCTACGATCTACAGCATGGCCCTTGGCGTTAATTACGGGGCTTTCAGCACGGCCATCAGTGCCTCTCTCGCCGGGTTACTCTGGCGTGATATTCTAGCCAAGAAGCATATTCACGTCAGGCGACTTGACTTTGCGCGAGTAAATCTTCCGATCATTGCGATTGCCATGAGTGTGGGCTGTGCCGTCCTGATTGGTGAGATATACATTATCAGGAGTGACCGGCCTTTTGACATAGTACCAGTTCTTGAGGAGTAG